The following proteins are encoded in a genomic region of Protaetiibacter sp. SSC-01:
- a CDS encoding DUF2201 family putative metallopeptidase, with protein sequence MTGPAPTDPDHTPEVLARFAEARLWAAAQAPYLASALFALRPVVLEPYVDEETGESVPDDDFRAFPADTRWNVHLDPGATLATAPPVVGWWLLHHIGHLVRHHATRSPVSANAPSTHATGEAGAPDSIARRWNQAADAEVNDDLEAAGLDSPAGIISPHALGLPEGRLAEEYLPLIEVLDTAHSKGGRRLAELIDCGSAADGIPHDYEDSASGDGLSETERDILELAVAREIETRSAARATIPGGWRRWASERLHPAVDWRAELGAMLRRGARQAAGRVDFSYSRPSRRPAVDSIVMPAMVAPAPEIALVIDTSGSITPAILTGFLAEVTAIIARASGPSRRLHVICCDLNAHPVQTVRRAEDIELLGGGGTDMREGIGAALALRPRPDLILVLTDGQTPWPDRRPPVPVVVGLVEPGPGYHTETPPPGWAHVIALPATA encoded by the coding sequence ATGACCGGCCCGGCTCCGACAGACCCCGATCACACACCCGAAGTGCTAGCACGCTTCGCCGAGGCGCGGCTGTGGGCCGCAGCACAGGCGCCATACCTCGCAAGTGCGCTGTTCGCACTCCGACCGGTCGTGCTGGAACCATACGTGGACGAAGAGACCGGCGAGTCCGTCCCGGACGACGACTTCCGGGCGTTCCCGGCCGACACCCGCTGGAACGTCCACCTCGATCCCGGCGCGACGCTCGCGACGGCCCCGCCGGTGGTCGGCTGGTGGCTGCTGCACCACATCGGGCATCTTGTCCGCCATCACGCGACCCGCTCCCCGGTGTCAGCCAACGCTCCAAGCACGCATGCCACCGGCGAGGCGGGCGCGCCGGACTCGATCGCGCGGCGGTGGAACCAGGCCGCGGACGCCGAGGTCAACGACGACCTCGAAGCGGCAGGACTCGACTCACCGGCCGGGATCATCTCGCCACACGCACTCGGGCTGCCGGAGGGACGACTTGCCGAGGAGTACCTGCCGCTCATCGAGGTTCTCGACACCGCCCACAGCAAGGGTGGGCGGCGGCTCGCCGAGCTGATCGACTGCGGCAGCGCGGCGGACGGGATCCCGCACGACTACGAGGACTCGGCCAGTGGCGACGGGCTCAGTGAGACCGAGCGCGACATCCTCGAATTGGCGGTCGCCCGCGAGATCGAAACCCGCTCGGCCGCGCGAGCCACGATTCCCGGCGGCTGGCGACGCTGGGCTAGCGAGAGGCTGCATCCCGCCGTCGACTGGCGCGCCGAGCTCGGCGCGATGCTGCGCCGCGGAGCGCGGCAGGCGGCAGGCCGGGTGGACTTCTCCTATAGCCGTCCCTCCCGGAGGCCGGCCGTCGACAGCATCGTGATGCCTGCGATGGTCGCTCCCGCACCGGAGATCGCGCTGGTCATCGACACCTCCGGCAGCATCACCCCCGCGATCCTGACCGGCTTCCTCGCCGAAGTGACGGCGATCATCGCCCGCGCCAGTGGACCGAGCCGGCGGCTGCACGTGATCTGCTGCGACCTGAACGCCCACCCCGTCCAGACCGTCCGCCGCGCAGAGGACATCGAGCTGCTCGGCGGCGGCGGCACGGATATGCGCGAGGGCATCGGCGCCGCGCTCGCGCTGCGACCCCGGCCTGATCTGATCCTTGTCCTCACCGACGGGCAGACCCCGTGGCCGGACCGTCGCCCGCCCGTGCCGGTCGTGGTCGGCCTGGTCGAACCGGGCCCCGGCTACCACACCGAGACACCGCCACCTGGATGGGCACATGTCATCGCCCTCCCTGCCACTGCATAA